In the Naumovozyma dairenensis CBS 421 chromosome 4, complete genome genome, one interval contains:
- the MRPS35 gene encoding mitochondrial 37S ribosomal protein mS45 (similar to Saccharomyces cerevisiae MRPS35 (YGR165W); ancestral locus Anc_5.166) — MLLGAEPLGTRSMVAVNILQQTRNISRRRIAYPFYPFKRLTKQNPKKHDTNLKYAMRQFLGPKNYKGEYVMNKYFSVPRNHVPNYIKPNVERGQTLINPITGKTVIQNTNGKFIEIPQQEQYDGRGNNPNFRFNPDKELQPFPSNPHCKTNYIISDELKGEIVNMISNDGFSTQQVSQKLGIKIPRIEAILKLSQIEKKWEAQNRINSNLKEFSNTMFNMFPIFKPEIKRENLSEIPVPEKTLSSRFVTLSESEPFGPVDAAELLELEPAVKTLEQLATTGEHSQGHLEVLQNKKLNNKKRIVLGEVREGDRSVFKFVDSKVGQVGFRYGAGNRDSKKDRKVGFNEAGQMVYI; from the coding sequence ATGTTGTTGGGAGCAGAACCTTTAGGCACAAGATCCATGGTAGCCGTCAACATATTACAACAGACAAGAAATATATCACGAAGAAGAATAGCATACCCATTCTATCCCTTCAAGAGATTAACAAAACAGAATCCCAAAAAACATGATaccaatttgaaatatgcGATGAGGCAGTTTTTAGGACCCAAGAACTATAAAGGAGAATACGTCATGAATAAATACTTCAGCGTTCCCAGGAATCATGTCCCAAATTATATTAAGCCTAACGTTGAAAGAGGTCAAACTTTAATCAATCCAATCACAGGTAAGACAGTGATACAAAACACAAATGGTAAATTTATTGAGATTCCtcaacaagaacaatatGATGGAAGAGGCAATAATCCGAATTTCCGTTTTAATCCtgataaagaattacaaCCATTCCCCTCGAATCCTCATTGTAAGACGAACTATATCATATcagatgaattgaaaggtGAGATAGTGAATATGATCTCCAACGATGGTTTTTCCACACAACAAGTGTCTCAAAAACTAGGTATAAAAATTCCAAGAATCGAAGCTATATTAAAGTTGAGTCAAATCgaaaaaaaatgggaaGCACAAAATAGGatcaattcaaatttaaaggAGTTTTCAAATACAATGTTTAATATGTTCCCCATTTTCAAACCAGAAATTAAGAGGGAAAATTTGAGTGAAATCCCTGTCCCTGAAAAGACGTTGTCTTCCAGATTCGTTACATTATCTGAATCTGAACCATTTGGTCCTGTAGATGCTgctgaattattagaattagaacCTGCCGTGAAGACATTGGAACAGTTAGCTACTACGGGCGAACATTCTCAAGGCCATTTAGAAGTCTTACAGAATAAAAAacttaataataagaaaagaattgTATTGGGAGAAGTTAGAGAAGGTGATAGAtcagttttcaaattcgtTGATTCTAAAGTGGGGCAAGTTGGGTTTAGATATGGTGCTGGTAACAGAGATAGTAAGAAGGATCGTAAGGTTGGATTCAACGAAGCAGGACAAATGGTTTATATATGA
- the NDAI0D02120 gene encoding uncharacterized protein (similar to Saccharomyces cerevisiae MPS3 (YJL019W); ancestral locus Anc_5.165) yields MVLSTLEMNHTKDIDEESMELSKEPNGLRSQNYTLNALLHCDEGYNEDLDPDYDSYCSDYVLNNEFEDDELSSNTESSGNGHSYDESDTASSSQESIGDSSLEDVSDMDIEEGGEGFQGYMDILNSLNLRNILIFLFLITSIYMGRWIYFRYRNDEAIFNDGGMLENFNPSSRSPPVSFLNLQKQINTLYHDLNKRDDKITNDFDKSVKIVISQFEKNLRNLLPVDLVDFKSQLDSLKGQVNNLSSIISNWQENEPPSVHDFIKRNRSSPFSMENITKFQNSLIQELEKSLPNEIPIIMKGNNNNATTENSTAFLIIPELHSYITDLVAQTLNTSRDNLDEISKKWEYNMDTYITEYLTNELKYVNKHDFLAELNSKLESNKLEIFEEMNNKLNDIRFQNDQSAFPQYSNSMLKKLVYDIYNSNMHQWQHDLDFASIFQGTRLLNHMTSNTWKNGNGILPIELLKPSKLLSSTYWQCANENGNSKSGYKCSWAIRFQEPIYLTKISYVHGRFLNNLHMMNSAPRLISLYVRLTNNKDTEELIRRAKKHNQGQTFVKSYDYIKISQHTYSIDDLETRQTFPLPKWYIEMKPLVHSLVFQIDDNYGNEKYTSLKKFLINGLTREDLNILKNNNGALRKSVKTVPDYIHQKVKNPTSQDTSSGNGSPLKIESSKLNPVMQGKVPAFGEDELDV; encoded by the coding sequence ATGGTTCTATCGACTTTGGAAATGAATCATACGAAggatattgatgaagaatcgATGGAACTTTCAAAGGAACCTAACGGGCTGCGTAGTCAAAATTATACCCTAAATGCCTTATTACATTGTGATGAAGGGTATAACGAGGATCTCGATCCAGATTATGACTCTTATTGTAGTGATTACGTCttgaataatgaatttgaagacGACGAACTGTCATCTAATACAGAATCTAGTGGAAATGGGCATTCCTACGACGAGTCAGATACCGCATCGAGTTCACAAGAAAGTATAGGTGACAGTTCACTAGAGGATGTATCAGACATGGACATCGAGGAGGGTGGTGAGGGGTTTCAAGGGTATATGGACATTTTGAATAGCTTAAACCTTCGAAATATTCTGatctttttatttcttatcaCTTCGATTTATATGGGGAGATGGATTTACTTCCGATATAGAAATGATGAGGCAATTTTTAATGATGGCGGTATGCTCGAAAATTTTAACCCATCGTCAAGATCTCCTCCagtttcatttttgaatttacaaaaacaGATCAACACTCTTTATCACGATTTGAATAAACGAGATGATAAAATAACAAATGATTTCGATAAATCTGTGAAGATTGTAATTTCACAATTCGAGAAGAATTTGAGGAATCTGTTGCCAGTAGATCTGGTAGATTTTAAATCTCAACTGGATTCATTGAAGGGACAAGtaaataatctttcttcCATTATATCAAATTGGCAAGAAAATGAACCCCCCTCTGTAcatgatttcattaaaagAAATCGATCCAGCCCTTTTTCTATGGAGAATATAACTAAGTTCCAAAATAGTTTGATTCAAGAATTAGAGAAATCATTACCTAACGAAATACCGATTATCATGAAGGGGAATAACAATAATGCTACTACTGAAAACTCAACAGCATTTTTAATCATTCCTGAATTACATTCATACATAACAGACTTAGTAGCACAAACTTTGAATACTTCAAGAGACAACCTAGATGAAATTTCCAAGAAATGGGAATATAATATGGATACTTACATAACGGAATACCTtacaaatgaattaaaatACGTTAATAAACATGATTTCCTGGCCgaattgaattcaaagCTGGAATCCaataaattggaaatattcgaagaaatgaataataaattgaatgatatcCGTTTCCAAAATGATCAATCTGCATTTCCACAATATTCTAATTCTatgttgaaaaaattagtttatgatatttataattCCAATATGCATCAATGGCAGCATGATTTGGATTTTGCTAGTATATTCCAAGGAACGAGGTTACTTAATCATATGACCTCGAATACATGGAAAAATGGGAATGGAATATTACCCATTGAATTGTTGAAAccatcaaaattattaagcTCGACATATTGGCAATGTGCCAATGAAAACGGTAACTCGAAATCGGGTTATAAATGTTCATGGGCGATAAGATTCCAAGAACCAATTTATTTGACAAAAATCTCCTATGTTCATGGTAGATTCCTGAATAATTTACATATGATGAATTCGGCTCCGAGATTAATTTCATTGTACGTTCGTTTAACCAATAACAAAGATACAGAAGAGTTGATACGGAGGGCAAAGAAACATAATCAAGGACAGACATTTGTGAAATCTTATGattatatcaaaataaGTCAACACacatattcaattgatgaCCTTGAAACTCGACAAACTTTCCCATTACCTAAATGGTATATTGAGATGAAGCCCTTAGTTCATTCGTTAGTTTTCcaaattgatgataattaTGGAAATGAAAAGTATAcatctttgaagaaattcttAATAAATGGCTTAACTAGAgaagatttgaatataCTTAAGAATAACAATGGAGCGCTACGAAAAAGTGTCAAAACTGTTCCTGATTATATCCACCAAAAGGTCAAAAATCCAACGTCGCAAGATACATCCTCTGGGAATGGTTCGCCCTTAAAAATAGAAAGCTCGAAACTGAACCCTGTCATGCAAGGGAAAGTACCTGCATTTGGCGAAGATGAATTGGATGTATGA
- the CCT3 gene encoding chaperonin-containing T-complex subunit CCT3 (similar to Saccharomyces cerevisiae CCT3 (YJL014W); ancestral locus Anc_5.163) has translation MQAPVVFMNTNQERTFGRQAQISNITAAKAVADVIRTCLGPKAMLKMLLDPMGGLVLTNDGHAILREIDVAHPAAKSMLELSRTQDEEVGDGTTTVIILAGDILAQCAPYLIEKNIHPVIIIQALKKALSDALEVIKQVSKPVDVENDEAMKKLIQASIGTKYVSHWSEKMCELALSAVKIVRVDLGQTIEGTPNFEIDIKRYVRVEKIPGGEVLDSNVLNGVMLNKDVVHPKMSRHIENPRIVLLDCPLEYKKGESQTNIEITNDEDWNRILQIEEEQVQLMCEQILAIKPDVVITEKGVSDLAQHFLLKGGCSVLRRVKKSDNNRIARVIGATIVNRVEDLKESDVGTQCGVFKVELIGDEYFTFLDDCKEPKACTILLRGGSKDILNEIERNLDDAMAVTRNVMLSPSLSPGGGATEMAVSLKLAEHAKQLEGIQQWPYQAVADAMECIPRTLIQNAGGDPIRVLSQLRAKHAQGNFTMGIDGDAGKVVDMVDYGIWEPEVIKQQSIKTAIESACLLLRVDDIVSGVKREEQ, from the coding sequence ATGCAAGCTCCAGTTGTGTTCATGAACACGAACCAAGAACGTACTTTTGGTCGTCAAGCACAAATCTCTAACATCACCGCCGCCAAAGCAGTAGCAGATGTCATCCGTACATGTTTGGGTCCAAAAGCTATGTTAAAGATGTTATTAGATCCAATGGGTGGTCTTGTCTTGACTAATGACGGTCATGCCATCCTTAGAGAAATCGATGTGGCACACCCTGCTGCCAAATCAATGTTGGAATTATCAAGAACTCAAGATGAGGAAGTCGGTGATGGTACTACCACAGTCATTATCCTTGCTGGTGATATTTTGGCCCAATGTGCTCCATATTTGATTGAGAAAAACATTCATCctgttatcattattcaaGCCTTAAAGAAAGCTTTGAGTGATGCGTTGGAAGTCATTAAACAAGTTAGTAAACCTGTTGATGtggaaaatgatgaagccatgaagaaattgattcaaGCTTCCATTGGGACTAAATATGTTAGTCACTGGTCAGAAAAGATGTGTGAATTGGCTCTAAGTGCAGTTAAGATTGTTCGTGTTGATTTAGGGCAAACTATTGAAGGAACtccaaattttgaaatcgATATTAAAAGATATGTTCGTGTAGAAAAGATTCCAGGTGGAGAAGTCTTAGATTCTAATGTCCTAAACGGTGTTATGTTAAATAAAGATGTTGTTCATCCTAAAATGTCCCGTCATATTGAAAATCCACGCATTGTTTTATTAGATTGTCCGTTAGAATATAAGAAAGGTGAATCCCAAACAAATATAGAAATCACAAACGATGAAGATTGGAATAGAATTTTACAAATCGAAGAAGAGCAAGTGCAATTAATGTGTGAACAAATTTTAGCAATTAAACCAGATGTTGTCATAACTGAAAAAGGTGTATCTGATTTAGCTCAACATTTCTTACTAAAAGGTGGTTGTTCCGTTCTGAGAAGAGTTAAAAAATCCGATAATAATAGGATTGCGCGTGTTATAGGAGCGACAATCGTTAACCGTGTagaagatttgaaagaatcCGATGTTGGAACACAATGTGGGGTATTCAAGGTAGAATTGATTGGTGACGAATATTTTACCTTCTTAGATGATTGTAAAGAACCAAAGGCTTGTACAATTTTACTTCGTGGAGGATCtaaagatatattaaatgaaattgaacGTAATTTAGATGATGCTATGGCAGTCACCCGTAATGTTATGTTATCTCCATCATTATCACCAGGTGGTGGTGCTACCGAAATGGCAGTTTCTCTTAAATTGGCAGAACATGCGAAACAATTAGAAGGTATTCAACAATGGCCATACCAAGCGGTTGCTGATGCAATGGAATGTATTCCACGTACACTAATACAAAATGCCGGTGGAGATCCAATAAGGGTTTTATCTCAGTTGAGAGCTAAACATGCTCAAGGAAATTTCACCATGGGTATTGATGGTGATGCCGGGAAAGTTGTCGATATGGTCGACTACGGTATTTGGGAACCAGAAGTTATTAAGCAGCAAAGTATCAAAACAGCTATAGAAAGTGCATGTCTATTATTAAGAGTTGACGATATTGTTAGTGGTGTCAAGAGGGAAGAGCAATGA
- the BUB1 gene encoding protein kinase BUB1 (similar to Saccharomyces cerevisiae BUB1 (YGR188C) and MAD3 (YJL013C); ancestral locus Anc_5.162) yields the protein MNHTLIPSNQLDTNGNQRDPSTDKNGDYFKMNSIAFQQELNDVKLHFERKLLNELEDMDDPLELFLDYLGALSQLIPENNQFLIELIERSLLYLRDIDTYQNDPRYLQLWHKYIDFLDRQQSVDNLEEIFNVLKYMFSLHIGYKLALFYEYFSTYLFQVDRFIEAHYILEVGIKRRARPLNRLLITLHELESKLRNLNPNFNIELPIQLEFLERFREPSFVTRRSTSSFVENAQKTYLVKQEQLVNRPLQWELYREERGFVPRVNKVVEGKVSRIKSALVIADNVETETKPVKLPIFADSQEKISEVDNEKVYKIIENPGRKPEKIDCNFSLLYLDNQEYAVEEILAMSRNYYFTQKKESFAHNDENIDRSISQPPSHQNKRRRKALGEKRPEMYASQPDVSIAPLSTGNLGGDTNVFNAQGTNPSEYVNITKTSILPLNDSNKINVENENQSVPDNYKVPNSPTVTMVSKNAINEVYSMFNQNYKETDSVADVDDTGKYSLYDNGTHEFTRQNIDDLTEVKNSKPHVTDTAINNNNTTTTATTNNNDTQQTQDYVDDNNTGATTYRSKLSNYMTPIQEKTEHTFQSMNGTQQDSFPRSEPNTTQSSPFLTQPQANHNGMVPNDQMSLLPPPANTISKNEHIIEHPLDLKLRHKLLDSINPPLENYSTYYHYNQSLNMSSLLKKIHKESMNENKNPIVDFKKTGDLYCIRAELGEGGYATVYLAESATGNLRALKVEKPASVWEYYILKQIEDRLNGLNILNSIINANSLHCFTDESYLVLNYANQGTILDLINYQKEKFQNTVDESLCMFITIELIKVLEYVHEIGIIHGDLKPENCMIRFQEGHLGSYNATGLDGWDKKGIYLIDFGRSFDLSLFPSDTKFKADWKTDKQDCYEMQSGKSWTYEADYYGLAGIIHAMLFGSLIDPIQSSNGYFKVKNPLKRYWAKDIWNSAFDVLLNSGTFNEFPLSSTMKSIRQRMEEHLSGSGLGDQLRSIILDLESELSIFKNKTIRGINKSKGKRKPTL from the coding sequence ATGAACCATACCTTGATACCCTCGAATCAACTCGACACGAATGGTAACCAACGAGATCCTTCAACAGATAAAAATGGCGATTACTTTAAGATGAATTCCATTGCATTTCAACAGGAATTAAATGACGTTAAATTacattttgaaagaaagctgcttaatgaattggaagatATGGACGATCCACTTGAACTCTTTCTAGACTATTTAGGTGCATTAAGTCAATTGATACCTGAAAATAACCAATTTTTAATAGAATTGATAGAACGAAGTTTGTTATACCTTCGAGATATCGACACTTATCAAAATGATCCAAGATATCTGCAACTTTGGCATAAGTATATTGATTTTCTTGATAGACAGCAGAGTGTGGataatttggaagaaatttttaatgTGTTAAAATATATGTTCTCCCTCCATATAGGATATAAACTAGCATTATTTTATGAGTATTTTTCTACATATCTATTTCAAGTTGACAGATTCATAGAGGCACATTATATTCTAGAGGTCGGAATAAAAAGAAGGGCGAGACCGTTGAATCGATTACTTATTACATTGCATGAATTAGAGTCAAAACTCCGAAACTTGaatccaaattttaatatagaACTGCCAATTCAGTTAGAATTCTTAGAGAGATTCCGAGAACCATCATTTGTTACTCGGAGAAGTACATCGAGTTTCGTCGAAAATGCTCAAAAAACTTATCTAGTCAAACAGGAACAGTTAGTAAATAGGCCACTTCAATGGGAGCTATATAGAGAAGAAAGAGGTTTTGTACCGCGTGTGAATAAAGTAGTTGAAGGAAAGGTCTCCCGTATCAAGAGTGCCTTAGTAATAGCGGATAACGTGGAGACTGAAACAAAACCTGTGAAACTGCCAATCTTTGCGGACAGCCAAGAAAAGATCTCTGAAGTGGACAACGAGAAAGTctataaaattattgaaaatccTGGTAGGAAACCTGAAAAGATCgattgtaatttttctcttctttatttGGACAATCAGGAATATGctgttgaagaaattttgGCAATGTCCAGAAATTATTACTTTACTCAGAAGAAGGAATCTTTTGCCCATAATGACGAAAATATAGATCGATCAATTAGCCAACCACCTTCTcatcaaaataaaagacGTCGAAAGGCTCTTGGTGAAAAAAGACCTGAAATGTACGCCTCGCAACCTGACGTATCTATTGCACCTCTTTCAACGGGAAACTTAGGTGGAGATACCAATGTCTTCAATGCTCAGGGAACAAACCCATCAGAATATGTTAATATCACGAAAACATCAATTCTACCTCTCAAcgattcaaataaaattaacGTTGAGAATGAGAATCAAAGTGTACCGGACAATTATAAGGTGCCAAATTCTCCAACTGTCACAATGGTTTCTAAAAATGCTATTAACGAGGTTTATTCAATGTTTAACcaaaattataaagaaacaGATTCAGTAGCTGACGTTGACGATACGGGGAAGTATTCTCTTTATGATAATGGTACGCACGAATTTACAAGGCAGAATATCGATGATTTGACGGAAGTTAAGAACTCCAAACCACATGTAACTGATACTgcaatcaataataataatactactactactgctactactaataataatgacacTCAACAAACACAAGATTACGtagatgataataatacgGGAGCTACAACATATAGAAGTAAACTATCAAACTATATGACGCccattcaagaaaaaacaGAGCATACTTTCCAATCAATGAATGGAACGCAACAAGATTCTTTCCCGAGGAGCGAACCTAACACTACACAGAGTTCACCATTTTTAACACAGCCTCAGGCAAATCATAATGGTATGGTACCTAATGATCAAATGTCTTTACTTCCTCCACCAGCGAATACAATTTCTAAAAATGAACATATAATAGAGCATCCTTTAGATTTAAAACTGCGACATAAACTCTTAGATAGTATTAATCCACCTTTAGAAAATTACTCAACATACTATCATTATAACCAATCTCTAAATATGAGTTCtctattaaagaaaatccATAAGGAATCCATGAATGAAAACAAGAATCCTATCGTAGATTTCAAAAAGACAGGTGATTTATATTGTATTCGTGCAGAACTCGGTGAAGGTGGATATGCTACTGTGTATCTCGCGGAATCGGCAACAGGTAACTTACGAGCTTTGAAAGTTGAAAAACCAGCCAGTGTATGGGAATATTACATTCTGaaacaaattgaagataGATTGAATGgattaaatattttgaattctaTTATCAATGCAAATTCATTACATTGTTTCACCGACGAAAGTTATCTTGTCTTAAACTACGCCAATCAAGGTACTATCCTGGACTTGATTAACTACCAAAAGGAGAAATTTCAGAACACTGTCGATGAATCCTTATGTATGTTTATCACCATTGAATTGATAAAGGTTCTTGAATATGTTCATGAAATTGGTATTATCCATGGCGATTTAAAGCCAGAAAATTGTATGATACGATTTCAAGAAGGACATCTAGGTTCTTATAATGCTACTGGACTAGATGGATGGGATAAGAAGGGGATATACTTAATTGATTTTGGCAGATCATTTGATCTCTCTCTATTTCCGTCAGATACCAAATTCAAAGCTGATTGGAAGACTGATAAACAAGATTGTTATGAAATGCAAAGTGGGAAGTCGTGGACCTACGAAGCAGATTATTATGGTCTAGCTGGAATTATCCATGCTATGCTGTTCGGCTCATTAATTGACCCAATACAATCATCTAATGGATACTTTAAGGTTAAAAATCCGTTAAAACGATATTGGGCAAAAGATATATGGAACTCTGCGTTTGATGTGTTGCTTAACAGTGGAACCTTCAATGAATTTCCCCTATCATCTACTATGAAATCGATTCGGCAGCGTATGGAGGAGCATCTATCAGGTTCTGGTCTGGGAGATCAGTTACGAAGTATAATACTTGATCTCGAATCggaattatcaatattcaAGAATAAAACTATTAGAGGCATCAATAAGAGTAAAGGCAAGCGGAAGCCAACGctatga
- the CRH1 gene encoding transglycosylase (similar to Saccharomyces cerevisiae CRH1 (YGR189C); ancestral locus Anc_5.159), whose product MVKINTLLSAFAATTLYSTLGLADSCNPIKSSNCPADKALATSFSEDFNSESKWFSSINNPGKITYGDDGVTLTIEKQLDNPSLKSNFYIMYGRLEVVAKAAPGTGIISSVFLQSDDLDEIDIEWVGGDTTQVQSNYFSKGNVETYDRGAFHPVSSPQTEYHTYAVDWTQEQLTWYVDGVAVRVLPNTSSEGYPETPMYVSIGVWAGGDPSNAPGTIEWAGGLTDYSQLPFSLNVKSIKIADYSTGSELFLIVXXIQAKDGAINDRYAEAQEGFDSLVSGQNTESTSSTSASTSTSSSFSTAASTTSSSSSIHFSSSSSSITSTSKSTSTLSSFTLKSSRSSSTSTSSSTRLTTKIASNATSSTTTKTSLESTSEKKTPTTTSKAITTSKAQSTTQKTSEVKTSESKTPLAPSQSTLLTKEQSASSTSSTPVSIFSANNGQSYKGFSLSSLFISFIIALF is encoded by the coding sequence ATGGTAAAAATTAATACACTACTTTCTGCATTTGCAGCAACAACGCTATATTCAACCTTGGGTCTGGCAGACTCATGTAATCcaataaaatcatcaaaCTGTCCAGCAGATAAAGCATTAGCAACAAGTTTCTCAGAGGATTTTAATTCGGAATCTAAATGGTTCTCAAGCATCAATAATCCTGGTAAAATTACATATGGAGATGATGGTGTTACCTTAACTATCGAAAAACAGCTAGACAATCCAAGTCTAAAGTCTAATTTCTATATCATGTACGGTAGGCTTGAAGTGGTAGCAAAGGCTGCCCCAGGTACTGGTATTATCTCCTCTGTCTTTTTGCAAAGTGATGATCTCGACGAAATCGACATCGAATGGGTCGGTGGTGACACAACACAAGTtcaatcaaattatttctCAAAGGGTAACGTAGAAACTTACGACAGAGGTGCTTTCCATCCTGTAAGTTCTCCTCAAACAGAATACCATACTTACGCTGTTGATTGGACACAAGAACAACTTACTTGGTATGTCGATGGTGTTGCCGTGCGTGTATTACCTAACACTTCATCCGAAGGTTATCCGGAAACTCCAATGTATGTTAGTATTGGTGTCTGGGCTGGTGGTGATCCAAGTAATGCTCCTGGTACAATTGAATGGGCTGGTGGTTTAACTGACTACTCTCAGCttccattttctttgaatgtGAAAAGTATTAAAATTGCTGATTACTCAACTGGTTCTGAATTATTCTTAATAGTNNNNNNGATTCAAGCCAAAGACGGTGCAATTAATGACAGATATGCTGAGGCACAAGAAGGATTTGACTCTCTAGTTAGTGGTCAAAACACTGAAAGTACATCGTCAACCTCAGCTTCTACTTCTACTTCCTCCTCCTTTTCAACTGCTGCCTCTACtacctcttcttcttcaagtATCCATTTTTCATCCTCTTCCTCATCAATAACTTCAACTTCTAAGTCAACCTCCACCTTATCTTCCTTCACTTTGAAGTCATCGCGTAGCTCGTCAACGTCCACCTCATCTTCGACTAGGTTAACAACAAAAATAGCATCCAACGCAACATCAAGTACAACTACCAAAACTTCTCTAGAGTCAACAAGTGAGAAGAAAACACCTACTACTACAAGTAAAGCAATTACCACTTCTAAAGCTCAATCTACCACTCAAAAAACTTCGGAAGTTAAGACGTCTGAAAGTAAAACACCTCTAGCTCCCTCGCAATCAACGCTTCTAACAAAAGAACAATCAGCatcatcaacttcttcaactCCAGTCTCTATTTTTTCAGCCAATAATGGTCAAAGTTACAAAGGCTTTTCTTTAAGTTCTTTATTCATATCATTTATCATTGCATTATTCTGA